From the Leifsonia sp. AG29 genome, one window contains:
- the murC gene encoding UDP-N-acetylmuramate--L-alanine ligase: MIKPDLSMPLPDELGRLHFVGIGGSGMSGIARLFLEAGHPVTGSDVRHSSNIDALRALGATIAIGHDAANVGDADTLVVTGALWQDNPEYQLALAKGLPVLHRSQALAWLISRKRLVAVAGAHGKTTSTGMIITGLLGLGEDPSFVNGGVIASLGKSSQAGSGELFVVEADESDGSFLLYDTAVALITNVDPDHLDHYGSLEAFEDAFVTFAREADDFVAVSSDDPGAIHVTGRLREAAPDKRIITFGEAENADVRVHSIVTEGPVSFAVRYDGQDYAARLRVPGRHNAINAGGAFAVLTGLGFDPERSLAAIAEFGGTERRFELHGTIGGVSVYDDYAHHPTEVAAALSAARTVVGDGRIIAVHQPHLYSRTRLFAKEFAETLERYADETVVLDVYGAREDPEPGVTGALVAERFEHPERVAFIADWQEAADHTARIAREGDFVITLGCGDVYRIVPQLLDSLRRTGPAASADAGAAARTE, translated from the coding sequence GTGATCAAACCCGACCTCAGCATGCCCCTCCCCGACGAGCTCGGGAGGCTGCACTTCGTGGGCATCGGCGGTTCGGGCATGAGCGGGATCGCGCGGCTCTTCCTCGAGGCCGGCCACCCGGTCACCGGCTCGGACGTCCGGCACTCCTCCAACATCGACGCGCTCCGCGCGCTCGGCGCGACGATCGCGATCGGGCACGACGCCGCCAACGTGGGCGACGCCGACACCCTCGTCGTCACCGGCGCCCTCTGGCAGGACAACCCCGAGTACCAGCTCGCTCTGGCCAAGGGGCTGCCGGTGCTGCACCGGTCGCAGGCCCTCGCCTGGCTGATCAGCCGCAAGCGCCTCGTGGCCGTCGCCGGCGCGCACGGCAAGACCACGTCCACGGGAATGATCATCACCGGCCTCCTGGGCCTCGGCGAGGACCCGAGCTTCGTCAACGGCGGCGTCATCGCCTCCCTCGGGAAGAGCTCCCAGGCGGGCAGCGGAGAGCTGTTCGTCGTCGAGGCCGACGAGTCGGACGGCTCGTTCCTCCTCTACGACACGGCCGTCGCGCTGATCACGAACGTCGACCCGGACCACCTCGATCACTACGGGTCCCTGGAGGCCTTCGAGGACGCCTTCGTCACTTTCGCCCGGGAGGCGGACGACTTCGTCGCCGTCTCGTCGGACGATCCGGGGGCGATCCACGTCACCGGGCGCCTGCGCGAGGCGGCGCCGGACAAGCGCATCATCACCTTCGGCGAGGCCGAGAACGCCGACGTGCGCGTCCACTCGATCGTGACCGAGGGCCCCGTCTCCTTCGCCGTCCGCTACGACGGCCAGGACTACGCCGCGCGACTCCGGGTCCCCGGCCGCCACAACGCGATCAACGCGGGAGGCGCGTTCGCTGTGCTCACGGGCCTCGGCTTCGATCCCGAGCGCTCGCTCGCCGCGATCGCCGAGTTCGGAGGGACCGAGCGCCGCTTCGAACTGCACGGCACGATCGGCGGCGTCAGCGTCTACGACGACTACGCCCATCACCCCACCGAGGTCGCCGCCGCCCTGTCGGCCGCGCGGACCGTCGTCGGCGACGGCCGCATCATCGCCGTCCACCAGCCGCACCTCTACAGCCGGACCCGTCTGTTCGCCAAGGAGTTCGCGGAGACGCTGGAGCGGTACGCCGACGAGACGGTCGTCCTCGACGTCTACGGCGCCCGGGAGGACCCGGAGCCCGGGGTGACCGGCGCCCTCGTCGCCGAGCGGTTCGAGCATCCCGAGCGCGTCGCGTTCATCGCCGACTGGCAGGAGGCGGCCGACCACACCGCGAGGATCGCCCGGGAGGGCGACTTCGTCATCACTCTCGGCTGCGGCGACGTGTACCGGATCGTCCCCCAGCTCCTCGACTCGCTGCGTCGCACCGGGCCGGCCGCGTCCGCCGACGCCGGTGCGGCGGCCCGCACGGAGTAG
- a CDS encoding UDP-N-acetylglucosamine--N-acetylmuramyl-(pentapeptide) pyrophosphoryl-undecaprenol N-acetylglucosamine transferase yields the protein MTRYLLAGGGTAGHVNPLLAVADRLRRDDPTSEVLVLGTKEGLEARLVPARGYELATIPKLPFPRRPDAAALRFPGEYRRSTATVRQLIRERGIDAVVGFGGYASAPAYSAARKEGVPLIEHEANARPGLANRLGARYTRWVGVAFEGTPLPHATFVGMPLRVEIEELDRSAARPAALAEFGLAGDRPTLLVTGGSLGARRINETIAARAPELTAAGWQVLHIQGGRGELADPGVEHYRLIDYCDRMDLAFALTDLAVARAGAATVSEFAALGIPAVYVPFPIGNGEQRFNAAGVVAAGGGLLIDDAEFLPGWVDSGLLPLLSDRDRVAEMGRRAASAGVRDGSDRMVALIRSALAGSS from the coding sequence GTGACGCGCTATCTGCTCGCCGGCGGAGGCACCGCCGGCCACGTGAACCCCCTGCTCGCGGTCGCCGACCGGCTCCGCCGCGACGACCCGACCTCGGAGGTGCTCGTCCTCGGCACCAAGGAGGGGCTGGAGGCGCGGCTCGTCCCCGCCCGCGGCTACGAGCTCGCCACGATCCCGAAGCTGCCGTTCCCGCGCCGGCCCGACGCCGCCGCGCTGCGCTTCCCGGGGGAGTACCGCCGCTCGACGGCGACGGTCCGGCAGCTCATCCGCGAGAGGGGCATCGACGCGGTCGTGGGCTTCGGCGGCTACGCCTCCGCGCCGGCGTACTCGGCCGCGCGCAAGGAGGGCGTGCCCCTGATCGAGCACGAGGCGAACGCGCGCCCGGGCCTCGCGAACCGGCTCGGTGCGCGCTACACCCGCTGGGTCGGGGTCGCGTTCGAGGGAACGCCCCTGCCGCACGCCACTTTCGTCGGGATGCCCCTCCGCGTGGAGATCGAGGAGCTCGACCGGTCCGCGGCGCGCCCCGCGGCCCTCGCCGAGTTCGGGCTGGCCGGCGATCGTCCGACCCTGCTCGTCACCGGCGGCTCCCTGGGTGCCCGGCGCATCAACGAGACGATCGCCGCCCGCGCCCCCGAGCTCACGGCCGCGGGCTGGCAGGTGCTGCACATCCAAGGAGGCCGGGGCGAGCTGGCGGACCCCGGCGTGGAGCACTACCGCCTGATCGACTATTGCGATCGCATGGACCTGGCGTTCGCGCTCACCGATCTGGCGGTCGCCCGAGCGGGAGCAGCGACCGTGAGCGAGTTCGCCGCCCTCGGCATCCCGGCCGTGTACGTGCCGTTCCCCATCGGCAACGGCGAGCAGCGCTTCAACGCCGCCGGCGTCGTGGCTGCGGGCGGTGGCCTCCTGATCGACGACGCGGAGTTCCTCCCCGGGTGGGTGGACTCCGGCCTGCTGCCCTTGCTGTCCGACCGCGACCGGGTCGCCGAGATGGGGCGCCGCGCCGCTTCCGCGGGCGTCCGCGACGGCTCCGACCGCATGGTCGCCCTCATCCGGAGCGCCCTCGCCGGATCGTCCTGA
- the ftsW gene encoding putative lipid II flippase FtsW — protein MTARISLGRSLASESANYFLLLGTTLFLVVFGLVMVLSSSAVESHNDSNNFFAAFWSQGAFALIGLPLMLFVSRLSLAFWQRTVWFLLGAACFLQVLVLLTPLGVEIGGNRNWLRVGPLTLQPSEAIKLALVVWLGVVLSRKRDMLHDWRHVVVPVVPVAGAAIGLVVLGGDLGTTMIMSAFVLGGLYFAGVRLRYLVVGLSGVAVLAFFVAISSASRLGRIAAMFGGTSAANPDVDWQINNGYYALASGGVFGVGLGNSHSKWSWLPAADTDFIFAIIGEELGLIGAIVVLLLFVTLAIVFLRIIHAADDPFPRVTTAAVMVWIIGQAFVNIGVVLGVIPVLGVPLPLISRGGTAIIFSMVAIGIVLSFARHSSKEARRAKGVAR, from the coding sequence TTGACCGCCCGGATCTCGCTGGGACGCTCCCTGGCGAGCGAATCGGCCAACTACTTCCTGCTCCTCGGCACGACCCTCTTCCTCGTCGTGTTCGGCCTCGTGATGGTCCTCTCCTCGTCCGCGGTGGAGTCGCACAACGACAGCAACAACTTCTTCGCCGCGTTCTGGTCGCAGGGGGCGTTCGCGCTGATCGGCCTGCCGCTCATGCTCTTCGTGTCGCGGCTCTCCCTCGCGTTCTGGCAGCGGACGGTGTGGTTCCTGCTCGGCGCGGCCTGCTTCCTCCAGGTGCTCGTCCTGCTCACGCCCCTCGGCGTGGAGATCGGCGGCAACCGGAACTGGCTCCGCGTCGGACCGCTGACCCTCCAGCCGTCGGAGGCGATCAAGCTCGCCCTCGTCGTCTGGCTCGGTGTCGTGCTCTCCCGCAAGCGGGACATGCTCCACGACTGGCGCCACGTCGTGGTGCCGGTCGTTCCGGTCGCCGGCGCCGCGATCGGGCTGGTGGTCCTGGGTGGCGACCTCGGAACGACGATGATCATGTCGGCGTTCGTGCTGGGCGGCCTCTACTTCGCCGGCGTGCGCCTCCGCTACCTCGTCGTCGGGCTCTCGGGCGTCGCGGTCCTGGCCTTCTTCGTGGCCATCTCGAGCGCAAGCCGCCTCGGCCGGATCGCCGCCATGTTCGGCGGGACCAGCGCCGCCAACCCCGACGTCGATTGGCAGATCAACAACGGCTACTACGCCCTCGCCTCGGGTGGAGTCTTCGGCGTCGGGCTCGGGAACTCGCACTCCAAGTGGTCGTGGCTGCCCGCGGCCGACACCGACTTCATCTTCGCGATCATCGGCGAGGAGCTCGGCCTCATCGGCGCGATCGTGGTGCTCCTCCTGTTCGTCACCCTGGCGATCGTGTTCCTGCGCATCATCCACGCCGCGGACGACCCGTTCCCGCGCGTGACGACGGCGGCGGTCATGGTCTGGATCATCGGCCAGGCGTTCGTGAACATCGGGGTGGTCCTCGGCGTGATCCCGGTCCTCGGCGTCCCGCTCCCACTGATCTCCCGGGGAGGCACTGCGATCATCTTCTCCATGGTCGCCATCGGCATCGTGCTCTCGTTCGCCCGCCACAGTTCCAAGGAGGCGCGCCGCGCGAAGGGCGTCGCGCGGTGA
- the murD gene encoding UDP-N-acetylmuramoyl-L-alanine--D-glutamate ligase: MTATDERLRSLTSWHADWRGLRVAVYGLGVTGFAVADTLAELGAEVLVVTERADEERTMLLSVIGAELVVAPDLSTPPERLVEFSPELVVVSPGFHWDHPLLLWTAEREVAVWGDIELAWRLRDKVGDPADWICVTGTNGKTTTVQLTATMLLAAGYRVAPCGNIGVPVLDAIRDPEGFDVLVVELSSYQLHWVGRNAGGRLSPYSAACLNIADDHLDWHGSLEAYIAAKAKVYENTQVACVYNRADRNTLRMVEEAEVIEGARAIGFGLDVPGPSDFGIVDGILCDRAFLEDRAHAAIELTTLDELQEAGLAAPHVVANILAASALARSYGVSPQVIRDVLTAFRLDAHRIELIRVEAGVSWVDDSKATNPHAADASLRAYPSVVWVAGGLLKGVDVDELVSKHVGRLRGAVIIGADRSALRAAFERHAPGLPVREVEADETDEVMPTAVRLAGALAREGDTVLLAPAAASMDQFADYAERGRRFQAAVNEFLGGGADDGDTASDRTDPEGGSGA, translated from the coding sequence ATGACCGCGACGGATGAGCGCCTCCGGTCCCTGACCAGCTGGCACGCGGACTGGCGAGGCCTCCGGGTCGCGGTCTACGGGCTCGGTGTGACGGGTTTCGCGGTCGCGGACACGCTGGCCGAGCTCGGTGCCGAGGTCCTCGTGGTGACGGAGCGTGCCGACGAGGAGCGGACGATGCTCCTGTCGGTGATCGGCGCCGAACTCGTCGTCGCGCCGGACCTGTCCACGCCGCCGGAGCGCCTGGTCGAGTTCTCGCCGGAGCTCGTCGTCGTCTCACCGGGATTCCACTGGGATCACCCCCTCCTCCTCTGGACGGCCGAGCGGGAGGTCGCCGTGTGGGGCGACATCGAGCTCGCCTGGCGACTGCGCGACAAGGTGGGCGATCCGGCCGACTGGATCTGCGTGACAGGCACCAACGGCAAGACGACGACCGTCCAGCTCACGGCGACCATGCTCTTGGCGGCGGGATACCGGGTGGCGCCCTGCGGCAACATCGGCGTCCCCGTCCTCGACGCCATCCGCGACCCCGAGGGGTTCGACGTGCTCGTGGTCGAGTTGTCGAGCTACCAGCTGCACTGGGTCGGACGGAACGCCGGCGGCCGGCTGTCGCCCTACTCCGCCGCGTGCCTCAACATCGCCGACGACCACCTCGACTGGCACGGCTCGCTCGAGGCGTATATCGCGGCGAAGGCGAAGGTGTACGAGAACACCCAGGTGGCCTGCGTCTACAACCGTGCCGACCGCAACACCCTCCGCATGGTCGAGGAGGCCGAGGTCATCGAGGGCGCCCGCGCGATCGGCTTCGGTCTCGACGTCCCGGGTCCGAGCGACTTCGGCATCGTCGACGGCATCCTCTGCGACCGCGCGTTCCTCGAGGACCGCGCCCACGCAGCCATCGAGCTGACCACGCTCGACGAGCTCCAGGAGGCGGGGCTCGCGGCGCCCCACGTGGTCGCCAACATCCTCGCTGCGAGCGCACTGGCCCGTTCCTACGGGGTGTCGCCGCAGGTGATCCGGGACGTCCTCACCGCGTTCCGCCTCGACGCGCACCGGATCGAGCTGATCCGCGTCGAGGCGGGCGTCAGCTGGGTCGACGACTCCAAGGCGACGAACCCCCACGCGGCCGACGCATCGCTCCGGGCCTATCCGTCCGTGGTGTGGGTCGCCGGTGGCCTCCTCAAGGGCGTCGACGTCGACGAGCTCGTCAGCAAGCATGTGGGGCGCCTCCGCGGCGCCGTGATCATCGGCGCCGACCGGTCCGCCCTCCGGGCCGCATTCGAGCGACACGCCCCCGGGCTCCCCGTTCGCGAGGTCGAGGCCGACGAGACTGATGAGGTCATGCCGACGGCGGTGCGGCTGGCCGGAGCCCTCGCCCGCGAGGGCGACACCGTGCTGCTCGCCCCGGCCGCGGCATCGATGGACCAGTTCGCCGACTATGCGGAACGCGGGCGCAGGTTCCAGGCGGCCGTGAACGAGTTCTTGGGAGGTGGGGCGGATGACGGCGACACCGCCTCGGACCGAACGGACCCGGAGGGCGGCTCCGGAGCCTGA
- the mraY gene encoding phospho-N-acetylmuramoyl-pentapeptide-transferase: protein MRALLTSGALSMAFTLFLTPLFIRLFRRLQWGQFIRDDGPQSHHAKRGTATMGGIVVILGTLFGYFTALLLTGDETSVSALLVLFLMVGLGVVGFIDDFLKTRRERSLGLTGWAKVAGQVVVATVWALLAIRFPNGNGYTPATMSVSFIRDLPIDFGDITRFGLIGVVVGYGLYLIWINFIVAATSNGVNVTDGLDGLASGASILAIGAYIIIGFWQSIQSCANVGLNPANVAKCYEVRDPFDLAIVATAIVGAVVGFLWWNTSPAQIFLGDTGSLALGGAVAALAILSRTELLLVLIGGLFVVEAGSVIVQRAYFKLTHGKRIFLMSPIHHHFELKGWAEVTVVVRFWIIGGLMVAAGVGSFYLEWLAT, encoded by the coding sequence GTGAGGGCGCTGCTGACCTCCGGTGCCCTGTCCATGGCGTTCACGCTGTTCCTGACCCCGCTGTTCATCCGGTTGTTCCGCCGTCTCCAGTGGGGCCAGTTCATCCGCGACGACGGTCCGCAGAGCCACCACGCGAAGCGCGGCACCGCGACGATGGGCGGCATCGTCGTCATCCTCGGGACGCTGTTCGGGTACTTCACCGCGCTCCTCCTGACCGGCGACGAGACGAGCGTCTCCGCGCTGCTGGTGCTCTTCCTCATGGTCGGACTCGGTGTCGTCGGCTTCATCGACGACTTCCTGAAGACGCGGCGCGAGCGCAGTCTGGGTCTCACCGGCTGGGCCAAGGTGGCCGGTCAGGTGGTCGTGGCGACCGTGTGGGCGCTCCTCGCGATCCGGTTCCCCAACGGCAACGGCTACACGCCGGCGACGATGAGCGTCTCGTTCATCCGCGACCTGCCGATCGACTTCGGCGACATCACGCGCTTCGGGCTGATCGGGGTGGTCGTGGGCTACGGCCTCTACCTCATCTGGATCAACTTCATCGTGGCCGCCACCTCGAACGGCGTGAACGTGACCGACGGACTCGACGGCCTCGCGTCCGGGGCCTCGATCCTCGCGATCGGCGCCTACATCATCATCGGCTTCTGGCAGTCGATCCAGTCGTGTGCGAACGTCGGCCTCAACCCGGCCAATGTGGCGAAGTGCTACGAGGTCCGCGACCCGTTCGACCTCGCGATCGTCGCCACGGCGATCGTCGGAGCGGTCGTCGGATTCCTCTGGTGGAACACGTCGCCGGCGCAGATCTTCCTCGGCGACACCGGCTCGCTCGCCCTCGGCGGCGCGGTCGCGGCTCTGGCGATCCTCAGCCGGACCGAGCTGCTCCTCGTCCTCATCGGCGGCCTTTTCGTCGTCGAGGCCGGCTCGGTCATCGTGCAGCGCGCGTACTTCAAGCTCACGCACGGCAAGCGCATCTTCCTGATGAGCCCGATCCATCACCACTTCGAGCTGAAGGGGTGGGCCGAGGTGACGGTCGTCGTCCGGTTCTGGATCATCGGCGGCCTCATGGTCGCCGCGGGCGTGGGCTCGTTCTACCTCGAATGGCTCGCGACATGA
- a CDS encoding UDP-N-acetylmuramoyl-tripeptide--D-alanyl-D-alanine ligase yields the protein MIALTLAEIAAATRGRLLLDGTAATPETIVSGLSTTDSREVEPGTIFFAKPGEFTDGHLFAPQAAEAGAALIVVDHALDLPVPQLLVEDTVTALGDLATEVIARVRALGRLKVVGVTGSNGKTTTKNLLRAILEQVGSTIAPRASFNNEVGAPVTMLQVTEETDFLVAEMGASGIGEIARLVRMARPDIGIVLKVGLAHAGEFGGIEMTLRAKTEMVADLLESDVAVLNRDDPRVASMADKTVARVLWFGLDPRADVRATDVVSGARGTAFTLHLPDGEARPVRFQVLGEHHVMNALAAAAAAHTLGVDIDRIVSALQTVRTAERWRMEVMGGDEVTVINDAYNASPDSMAAALKTLAQIADTGSRTVAVLGEMSELGEFSGEEHDRIGLLAVRLGIDQLVVVGPSARRMHITAINEGSWDGESLYFDTQDAAFEHLSGALRPGDIVLVKSSNSAGLRHLGDRLGEAFS from the coding sequence GTGATCGCGCTGACCCTGGCCGAGATCGCCGCGGCGACCCGCGGCCGGCTCCTGCTCGACGGAACCGCTGCGACCCCGGAGACGATCGTGAGCGGCCTCTCCACGACCGACTCGCGCGAGGTGGAGCCGGGCACCATCTTCTTCGCCAAGCCGGGCGAGTTCACCGACGGGCACCTCTTCGCGCCGCAGGCGGCGGAGGCGGGAGCCGCGTTGATCGTGGTCGACCACGCTCTCGACCTCCCGGTTCCGCAGCTCCTCGTCGAGGACACGGTGACCGCGCTCGGCGACCTGGCCACCGAGGTCATCGCCCGCGTCCGCGCGCTCGGCCGCCTCAAGGTCGTGGGCGTGACCGGGTCGAACGGCAAGACGACCACCAAGAACCTCCTCCGTGCGATCCTCGAGCAGGTCGGCTCGACGATCGCGCCGCGCGCCTCCTTCAACAACGAGGTCGGTGCGCCCGTGACGATGCTCCAGGTGACCGAGGAGACCGACTTCCTCGTCGCCGAGATGGGCGCGAGCGGCATCGGCGAGATCGCGCGCCTGGTGCGGATGGCACGGCCCGACATCGGAATCGTCCTCAAGGTCGGCCTCGCGCACGCCGGTGAGTTCGGCGGCATCGAGATGACCCTGCGCGCCAAGACCGAGATGGTCGCCGACCTGCTCGAGTCCGACGTCGCCGTGCTGAACAGGGACGACCCGCGGGTCGCCTCCATGGCCGACAAGACGGTCGCCCGGGTTCTGTGGTTCGGGCTCGACCCGCGCGCAGACGTCCGGGCGACGGACGTCGTATCGGGCGCTCGCGGCACGGCGTTCACGCTCCATCTGCCCGACGGGGAGGCGCGCCCGGTCCGTTTCCAGGTGCTCGGCGAGCACCACGTCATGAACGCCCTCGCCGCCGCGGCGGCCGCGCACACGCTCGGCGTGGACATCGACCGCATCGTCTCCGCTCTGCAGACGGTCCGCACCGCCGAGCGGTGGCGCATGGAGGTCATGGGCGGCGACGAGGTCACGGTCATCAACGACGCGTACAACGCGAGCCCCGATTCCATGGCCGCAGCGCTCAAGACGCTGGCTCAGATCGCCGACACGGGGAGCCGTACCGTCGCCGTCCTCGGCGAGATGAGCGAGCTGGGCGAGTTCTCGGGCGAGGAGCACGACCGCATCGGCCTGCTGGCCGTCCGGCTGGGCATCGACCAGCTCGTGGTGGTCGGCCCGTCGGCGCGCCGCATGCACATCACCGCCATCAACGAAGGCTCGTGGGACGGCGAGTCGCTCTACTTCGACACCCAGGACGCCGCGTTCGAGCACCTCTCCGGGGCGCTCCGCCCGGGCGACATCGTGCTGGTGAAGTCCTCGAACTCCGCAGGTCTGCGCCACCTGGGCGACCGGTTGGGGGAGGCCTTCTCGTGA
- a CDS encoding Mur ligase family protein: MTGPAPSSLRPEHPVARPLAQLVAEFGLDARGDLDGVEVTGAALASSAVEPGDLYVGVPGRNAHGAGYASAAAENGAVAVLTDEEGAALAADSSLPVIVTPDPRAALGAVSGWIYRTDENTATLFGVTGTNGKTSVVYLLNAILGQLGVVSGLSSTAERRIGDTAITSKLTTPEASELHALLARMREGGVRAVAIEVSAQALTRHRVDGIVFDVVGFTNLSHDHLDDYAAMEDYFAAKLELFQPDRARRGVVTVDSDWGRALVERSRIPVATLSSSPASDAEWRLTVQEETLTRTSFSLEGPDGRRIESSVPLLGAYNAANAALAIVMLVESGYDLDAIGAALERDGGIDAYIPGRAERLSGDRGPVVFIDYGHSPDAFLSMLSALRKVTDGRIVMVFGADGDRDTTKRTDMGAIAARGSDAVVITDFHPRWEDPAAIRAALLEGARSAVPGLELYEIPDPRAAFRKALSLAGEGDVVLYAGPGHENYQEVAGERLPYSARDDVKLALREAGWL; the protein is encoded by the coding sequence GTGACAGGACCGGCGCCCTCCTCTCTGCGCCCCGAGCATCCCGTCGCCCGTCCGCTCGCCCAGCTGGTCGCCGAGTTCGGGCTCGACGCGCGCGGTGACCTCGACGGCGTCGAGGTGACCGGTGCGGCTCTTGCGAGCTCGGCGGTCGAGCCCGGCGACCTGTACGTCGGCGTGCCGGGGCGCAACGCGCACGGAGCCGGTTACGCGTCCGCCGCCGCCGAGAACGGCGCCGTGGCCGTGCTCACCGACGAGGAGGGAGCCGCCCTCGCTGCCGACTCCAGTCTCCCCGTCATCGTGACGCCCGACCCGCGCGCCGCTCTCGGGGCCGTCTCCGGCTGGATCTACCGCACCGACGAGAACACCGCGACGCTGTTCGGCGTGACCGGCACCAACGGCAAGACGAGCGTCGTCTACCTGCTGAACGCGATCCTGGGCCAGCTCGGCGTGGTGTCGGGCCTGAGCTCCACCGCCGAGCGCCGCATCGGCGACACGGCGATCACCAGCAAGCTCACCACGCCCGAGGCGAGCGAGCTCCACGCGCTCCTCGCCCGCATGCGCGAGGGAGGCGTCCGGGCCGTCGCGATCGAGGTCTCGGCGCAGGCCCTCACCCGCCACCGCGTCGACGGCATCGTGTTCGACGTCGTCGGCTTCACGAACCTCAGCCACGACCATCTCGACGACTACGCGGCCATGGAGGACTACTTCGCGGCGAAGCTCGAGCTCTTCCAGCCGGACCGCGCCCGGCGCGGCGTCGTGACCGTCGACTCCGACTGGGGGCGCGCGCTCGTCGAGCGCTCCCGCATCCCGGTGGCGACGCTGTCGAGCTCGCCCGCTTCCGACGCCGAGTGGCGGCTGACGGTGCAGGAGGAGACCCTCACGCGCACGTCGTTCTCGCTGGAGGGCCCGGACGGACGGCGGATCGAGTCCAGCGTCCCGCTGCTCGGCGCCTACAACGCCGCCAACGCCGCCCTCGCGATCGTGATGCTCGTCGAGTCGGGGTACGACCTCGACGCCATCGGCGCCGCCCTGGAGCGCGACGGAGGGATCGACGCGTACATCCCCGGCCGTGCCGAGCGCCTCTCCGGCGACCGCGGACCGGTCGTGTTCATCGACTACGGCCACAGCCCCGACGCCTTCCTGTCGATGCTCAGCGCCCTCCGCAAGGTGACCGACGGCCGCATCGTCATGGTGTTCGGAGCGGACGGCGACCGCGACACCACGAAGCGGACCGACATGGGCGCCATCGCCGCGCGCGGCTCGGACGCCGTCGTCATCACCGACTTCCACCCGCGCTGGGAAGACCCTGCCGCGATCCGAGCGGCTCTCCTCGAGGGCGCCCGTTCGGCGGTCCCCGGGCTCGAGCTGTACGAGATCCCCGATCCGCGTGCGGCGTTCCGCAAGGCCCTGTCGCTCGCCGGCGAGGGCGACGTCGTCCTCTACGCCGGGCCGGGTCACGAGAACTACCAGGAGGTCGCCGGCGAGCGCCTCCCGTACTCGGCGCGCGACGACGTCAAGCTCGCCCTCCGAGAGGCGGGCTGGCTGTGA